The Sebastes umbrosus isolate fSebUmb1 chromosome 4, fSebUmb1.pri, whole genome shotgun sequence genomic sequence ctgtttttttttgtttcagtggCTCTGTGTTCCTTTTTTGATACTCAGTCCTGCAGTTGCTGACTTCTCACAGGCAGTCCACTTCAACCAAACAGCTGGAAACTCGTGGGTCGGAGAGTTGAAGCTGGAAGATGCAGGAAAATGGGCGGATGAGATGCTGTTATTGGTTAGatttaaaatttgtattttgtgtcactgtgtgtgtagtGGAGGTAGGGATTTgaactgtggtgacgtagtttaaagagcgaaaaacaCCCAAGGCGGATGGGTGGGGAGgtgttcgttcgtgtcctgtgttcacaacgttaagtttcattttcactttacaaacgtggGAACTTTAAagctaaacaagtgttttttcgTTTGAATTCACATCGTTAACTACGTGTTTACTGAGTCCTTAacgtgacgccgaggggtctcaCAAAGactcagtatgtgacgagtttggatgagaatgtgtttaatatactgtagctcTAATATAGGCTTCCCATACATCCTGGGAAACCTGTAATTTATCATTGGAGCTTTTCAGTCATGGGAAACAAAATCTGGACTGAATTTATCAAAATGTCTCAGAATATTAATGTTCCCAAAAttgtcatacattttttttttttatttggtttaaGAGGACTGTGTGCACAGACATTCATTttttacacagaaacaaaaagatgGGTGCACAAGATTTAGCAGGGAAGCTAATTTCCATCTGCAGTCCtaaacacaatacaacacacTACACAACGTTGACTATATGACTAAAGAGCTGTCATGACCCATGCAAGTTTGTTCTAATGTGCAACTAATAATACCACAATGGCTCTCAGCCTGTTATATTTAAGTGTCTGCCTGCGTGAGCACAGTGTGACCGCagcctcgctgaactgctgcatCTCTCACCTTGGGTGGTGTCCACACAGACAGCGTTGCATGCTGCTACTTTCTTTTTACgtagtttgcctttcataatggccagaatatttaatttaatttcattataaatgtaatttatatttattttagagagAAAACGGTTAAGGAGTGTGTGCTGATTtgaaaataatgattataatccCCGATTAAAAGTCAGTACTCTGTTCATTTATGGAactgtgcaagtcactgcattttccacaacactgtcctgcaaatatttcagaaaaaaagcctTTTGTTAACAAACGAAAGGGATTCTGTACAAACAAAGACGCTAGAGGGCTTTTACTCTGAAACGGAAATGTTACTGTTATGATGTCGATGCAttgtcaaaagatcattttcactgtctattTTTGCTGTGGACTGCGAGTGGAAAAAATACgagagacctcgaatctctataAGAGATGCAGCCGAGCCGTGCCTGAGCCATGTTGCTCATGcaggctgtgtggctgctctaacctgttaatgTGGGCGccgaaataaaaagcaagaggtTCCGCAACGCACACTCGCTGCTCATGCTGCCAGTGTGGCCCGGTTGTTAGTAAGCCGTGACAATGTGAgcgcttttcctactgtgacatatcaaaatgtcctctgtaaaaacatgtcaagttGTTCTCTGACagagtttgtgttttttgtgtatcTTTTAGGCTTTAGGGGGACTGGCCTATCAAGCTCTCTACCAGAGGATCCTCTCTGCAGCCTCCTCTGCTCAGGCTCAGGTCACCTGCTTTGCTGCTGCTGGGACCGTTTTCGTTATGGGAATCCCTTCAGTTATCATTGGAGCAGTGGCTTCCTCTGCAGGTACACATGAATGCAAACACTCAGCCACTCACATCATAAGCATTCATATATTTGTAATCAGACAACTAACAATTAGGTCCCCACTACAATGGTAAATAACATGGGATGATGTAATCTTGTACGTGTGTGTGAAAAATATCCTACTAATTATGGTGGGATGTTAGTTTGCTTTCAAATATTCTGCTTCCTTCTCCCCAGTGCTtacttattttttgttgttgttgatgccaTCACCATAATCTTAAAAGCTTCTTCCCCTCCCATTATTCTTTTCCTCTCAACCCTGACTATCTCTTTCTCTACCTCTatgtctgctcctctctcttcctctcctgttcTCTAAGACTGGAACCAGACAGCGTACGGTCTACCCCCTCCTTTTGAACGAGGGGAGGCAGGGAAGATCCTACCGCTGGCCCTGCACTACCTCACACCCACCTGGTTGTCAGTGTTAGGCATTGGAGCTGTGGCGGCAGCAGTTATGTCCTCCATGGACTCTGTGCTGCTGTCCTCAGCATCCATGTTTACGCAAAACATATACAAGACGACTTTGAggaagcaggtgtgtgtgtgtgtgtgtgcgagtgtgtttgggtgtgtgtttggctgaGCGTTAAGCAAAGTAACTCCATTTTTAtcgtctcttttcctctctgttctTTGCAGGCCTCGGAGCAGGAGCTGCAGCGGGTGATCCGTGTTAGCGTGCTGCTGGTGGGCCTGGCGGGAACAGGCCTGGCCTTTGGCGACGACAGCGTGTTCGGCCTCTGGCTGGTAAGCGGGGACCTCCTGTACTGCGTGGTCCTCCCGCAGCTCGTCTGCGTGCTGCACTTCAGCTGGGCCAATAGCTACGGCGCCATCAGCGGCTATTTAGTAGGACTGCTGCTGCGTGGGATGAGCGGCGAGCCGCTGCTCGGGATCCCACCTCTCATCCTGTACCCCGGCTGGAGGGAGGTGGACGGAGTCATCACACAGTACTTTCCCCACAGGACTCTTGCCATGCTTTCCTCTATGATATGTGTTATTTCAGTGTCCTGTCTGGTGGAGCTAGGCTTCTGCCACCAACTCATTCCTCATTCCTGGGATGTACTGGGGGCGTttgaagagaaaaaagaggCAGAAGGGGAGGAAGTACCTGTTCCTCTGGATGAAAAGAACAGTATCCTTAATACAAAACTCTAGGCTTAACTTAAGTACAACTTCAGCCAAAGTATACCCAAACCTCCTTTTTATGCAAATTCCTACCAACCTTCTTCTCTGCACAGACTATTTACGCACACTCTTACATGTACTGTTTATTACACATGTTTAATACTGAATTATATGCTTTATATGCACCAAACTGACCAGCAGTATGTGGAGAGTGATTCAGGGAGGCAGTGGATATGTGCTGGGTGTCTCTTTTTAAGGCCACATATGAAGACCTCAAGATTCTGATGTTAATGTCAGAAGTCAATTGCTTTTTTCCACATCGTCCTAATCTTCTTAAAATGAAACTCTTTCCCCGATTGTTAATCACTGGTAACACAAACATTGTCGTAGTTTCTTAATCTAGTCTCCTCTACTCGAAACCTTTTCAGTACGTTAAGCTCAACCCAGGTGGTGTTATTTAAATTGTGTAATCATTGTTGTACTTTCTAAGGAGTTTTGCCTCTTTTGCATTTATTAAGCACTGAGGGGACAAAGCAATGCCATTTGAGATGCAATACTTGAGACGCTGAGGTTGAGTATTCCTCAGAAACAAAGAAGTCTAGCAGGGAAGTGCCTGCTGGTAGAAGTGTTTaccattattttatgttttaaagggATCATTTATTGAAGGACCATCAAGATATAGAATTATAACTGctattttttagatgttttgtgATTGCAAGTGTTCATAAAAAATGAAACCATATCTGTTTATTATCTTTGCATCTGATGAAATCTGTGTCTTtttaatgtgtatgtgtgtgaaagagaagaTCACAAACACAAGCCACTTGCTCCAAGTGTTATATTAAAcctgtttttggcatcatttggcaaaaaaatccataataacctttcagcattttgtaattatagtgttctgagagaaaaatagacttctgcacctcctcatggctctgttttcaggctttaaaatatctagcctgtgacgtgAGATTGTGGCcaaacacaggtcatttcagagagagagagcgttcctattggctgttcattcaacggaggcggctgtcaatcactcgcaaactcttaGCAAACAGTCAGGCagtgctgattaaatatgaatcaatatatagtcataaataggcattacagtaacagaatattgattcatatttgatcagc encodes the following:
- the LOC119487682 gene encoding high affinity choline transporter 1-like, giving the protein MAVNVPGLVAVVVFYIVILVIGIWASRKSKKVEKTCVGTKSEVTIVGGRNISVLVGVFTMTATWVGGGYIMGTAEAVYSPSQGLIWAMGPPAYLINFLLGGLFFAKPMRSKRYVTMLDPFQHRYGNMFTATLLLPALVSDILWVACILAALGGTMSIILGLSSALSIIISAAVSIIYTFLGGLYSVAYTDIIQLSFIFISLWLCVPFLILSPAVADFSQAVHFNQTAGNSWVGELKLEDAGKWADEMLLLALGGLAYQALYQRILSAASSAQAQVTCFAAAGTVFVMGIPSVIIGAVASSADWNQTAYGLPPPFERGEAGKILPLALHYLTPTWLSVLGIGAVAAAVMSSMDSVLLSSASMFTQNIYKTTLRKQASEQELQRVIRVSVLLVGLAGTGLAFGDDSVFGLWLVSGDLLYCVVLPQLVCVLHFSWANSYGAISGYLVGLLLRGMSGEPLLGIPPLILYPGWREVDGVITQYFPHRTLAMLSSMICVISVSCLVELGFCHQLIPHSWDVLGAFEEKKEAEGEEVPVPLDEKNSILNTKL